The genomic segment CGAGATGTCGTTGGCCTTGGTCTCGATGATCGGCAAACCGGTGAGCGAACCGGCGCCGAGCTCGTCGGAGAGCTTCCCGCATCGCTCCAACAGCCGCGAGTGCAGATAAAAGACGTCACCGGGGTAGGCCTCGCGGCCCGGCGGGCGGCGCAGCAGCAGCGAGATCGCACGGTACGCCTCAGCCTGCTTGGTCAAGTCGTCGAACACGATGAGCACGTGCTTGCCCTGATACATCCAGTGCTGAGCGATTGCCGAACCGGCGTACGGCGCAAGCCATTTGAAGCCCGCCGCATCGGAGGCGGGTGCCGCGACGATGGTGGTGTAGTCCATCGCACCGCCCTCTTCGAGCGTGCGGCGCACGGACGCGATCGTGGTGCCCTTCTGCCCGATCGCCACGTAGACGCAGCGCACCTGCATCTTCTCGTCGCCGGTCTCCCAGTTCTGCCGCTGGTTGAGGATGGTGTCGACGCAGACCGTGGTCTTGCCGGTCTTGCGGTCACCGATGATCAGCTGACGCTGGCCACGCCCGATCGGCGTCATCGCGTCGATGGCCTTGATCCCGGTCTGCAGCGGCTCACTGACGCTCTGCCGTTGCACCACCGAGGGCGCCTGCAACTCCAGCGCGCGACGAGTCTCGGCTTCGATGTCGCCGCCGCCGTCGATCGGTTGGCCCAGCGGGTTGACCACCCGCCCGAGAAAAGCGTCGCCGACGGGGACAGACAGGACTTCGTTGGTGCGCTTGACTTGCTGGCCTTCTTCGACCTTCTCGAAGTCACCGAGGATCACCGCGCCGACACTGTGCTCATCGAGGTTGAGGGCGACCCCGAGGACGCCGCCTGGGAACTCGAGCAGCTCCTGGGTCATCACCGACGGCAGACCCTCGACGTGCGCGATGCCGTCTCCGGCATCGATGACGGTGCCGACCTCCTCGCGAGAGGTGTCGGAGGTGAAGGAATCTACATACTCTTCGATCGCGCTCTGGATGTCAGCAGCGGATATCGTCAACTCGGCCATAGCTTTTCGTCTTCCTACTTCGGTTATTGCTGACTAGTTCGTGTTCACTCGGGCAGTTGAGCCTCGGCCGCGGTCAGGCGAGACGAGAGCGTCCCGTCGATCACTTCGTCGCCCACGGAGATCAGGAGCCCACCCAGCAGTGCGGCGTCGGTCTGCAGCTGCACAGCCACCGGGTGCCCGTAGATGCGGCTGAGCACCTCGGTCAGCCGGGTCCGCTGAGCAGCGCTGGGCTCGGCCGCCGCAGTCACCTGCGCGACGACTTCGTTGCGGCGTGCCACCGCCGCTTCGGCCAAGAACATCACGGCGTCGTCGGCGGATTGACCTCTCAACAGCTCGATAGTCTGGGACAGCAGTGCATTCGTGATCCGATTGCTCTGGCCGGTCGCGCTTTGGAGCACACTGCGCAGCAACCTGACTCGGCCTTCCGCCGGAGCCCCGTACTCACCAAGCAGGACCGCTAGGCGCGGCTGCGCCTCAAGGATCCGGGCAAACCGGAACAACTGGTCTTCGACCTCGTCGACCCGATCCTCGCGCGCGGCGACTTCCAACAGCGCTTGGCGCGCCACATGTTCGACGGCGTCGATCAGATCTGCATTGGCAGACCACCGCTCCGAAACGGCCGTCCGCAACAACTCCAGAGTGGGATCGCCGACCTTGCCGGACAGCAGGCGCTCGAGCAACCTGACCCTGGGCGCGGCGTCTTCGGAAGGCAGGGTGAGATACCGGGTGACGACGATTTCGCCGTTCAGCATCTTGGCTACCGAAACCAGTTCAGCGGCCAGCTTTTCCAATCCGCGAGTGTCGAGATCCTTTGCGATGGCGTCGAACCGATCCGTGACGCTCTTGAGCGCACGCCGACTCGCCGAGCGCATCTTCGCCATCAAGGGGTACTTGACATCAGTCGCCGCGGGGGCCATGGCATCGAGCTCGTCCAGGAAGCGATCGACCGTGGACGATTGCTGCTGGGCGTCGGCCACGTAGCTGCGCACCAATTCCTCTGCCTGGCGCACAGATTCGTGCCCGAGCTCCAGCCGTAGTTGACGGCTCACCTGGGCCCGCAACAGCTCAGCCTGGCGCGCACCCTGTGCCTTGATCCGCTCCGCATCGATCTCGGCCTGGGCCTGTAGCTGCTCGGTAATCCGTTCCGCATCTACCTTGGCCTCTTCGACGACCCGCTCGGCGTCCGACTTGGCCTCTTCCACGGCCTTGCTATGGGCCGTGGTCGACTCGGTCAGCCGCTCGGCGGCCGCCGCCGAATCTTCCAATTGCTGGCGCACCGTGTTCTGACGTGCGGCCATCAAATTGCGCACTGGCGGAACGACATAACGCACCACCAGGAAAACGATGGCGGCGAACCCGATCAGCTGTCCAATAAACGTCGACATTGATTAGTTACCTTGTCGCAGCGGAAGTTGTGACGTCGACGCCGAGAATGCGACTGGCCAGCGTGGCCGACATGGTAGCCACGTTGGCACGCAAATCCAGTTCCACAGCGTCCCTTTCCCGCTTCAATTGCTCGCCAGCCTGCTGCAAAGTCGTTAACACCTGCTGCTCGGCGTTTGCGCGCGCCTCGTCAACGACCTTGCGGCCGTCGGCGCGGGCTTTGTCGCGGAACGACGACGCCTGCACTCGGGCTTCTTTCATCGCCTTCTCGTAGTCGGCCTGCGCGGCCTCGAACTGCTCGTTCGCCTTCTTGTTGTCGGTGGCGGTCTTGGCGACCATCGCGTCGCGTTCGCGCAACACCTTCATGACCGGCGGCACGACGAATGTGCCGATGACGGCCAGCACGATCAAGAAGATCGCCAGCACGAAAAAGAACGTGCCGTTAGGGACGAGGAAGTTGTTGCCTCCCTCGGCTACTAACTGGCTGGACGCCAGAACGCTGCGGCTCGCGTCACCCATCACTGCGAACTAGCCGACGGGGGTGGCGAAGACGAACAGCGCCATGAAGGCCAGGTTGATGAAGTACGCCGCCTCAACCAGACCGACGGTGATGAAGAACGGCGTGAACAACCGGCCTTGCGCTTCCGGCTGACGGGCAATACCCGCAACCAGTGCGTTACCGGCAATACCATCACCGATACCGGCACCGATTGCGCCGCCGCCCATGATAATTCCACCGCCGATGAGAGCAGCGGCAGCGACTTGGGGGTCCAGGGCCATTCTTATCCTCCTTATAACTGGTAGTTCTCTACCAGGCTTCTGTAATCGTGTGTGGCTCAGGCCAATTCAAGTTGGTCTCAGTCATGGTGATCCTCGATCTCCATGGCTTGGCTGAAGTACAGGATGGTCAGGATCGAGAAGATGAACGCCTGGATCGCGCCGACGAACAGGTCGAACGCTTTCCAGATCGCGTTGGGCGCCCACATGATGTAGGGCGGGAAGAGCGCGATCAGCGCGACCAAAATGCCGCCGGCAAATATGTTGCCGAAAAGTCGCAGCGACAACGAGATCGGCTTGGCGAGTTCCTCGACGAGGTTGATCGGCGCCAGGAACGCCACGTGGCCCTTGAGCACCGCAAGCGGGTGTCCCACGATGCCGCGACGCCAGATACCGGCCACGTGGTAGCAGACGAATACGAAAAGAGCCAGCGCGAGTACGTAATTGATGTCCGCGGCCGCCGAACTGAGTAACTCGGTGGTGCGCCCGGATTTGTCGGTGTACTGCAGCGGCAGCACCGACAGCCAGTTGGAGATCAGGATGAACACGAAGATGGTGACCGCCAGCGGCAGGACGAAAGGTGCGATCCGCATCCCGACGGCGGCCTCGATCTGGTCGCGCATCTGGACGGTGATCGCCTCCCAGAACAACTGAACTCCGCTGGGCACCCCGGTCGAGGTGATCTTCGCGCGCAGATAGAAGGCGAGTGCCAGGACGATCAGGGCAGCGATCCCGGTCGACAGGATCGTGTCGGTGTTGACGGTCAGCCCGAGCCAGGTGGCGTGGGTGTGCTCGCCGACCTCGATTGCGCCTTCGGCCAGGAACCTCGACTCACTCATCGCTGGTGTTACCTCTTTCGGTACCTTCGGATGCCGGCTCCGCCCAGTCGCCGGCGCGCAGCTTCTTCCATACCGGCAGGGCGGTCGACAGCACCAACACCACCTGGAAAAGGGCCAAGCCGAACACCACGCCCAAGCCGGCGGGCCGGAAAATGTAGGCAATGATCAGGCCGATGACGGTGATGATCGCCAGCCGAGTCGCTGAATTCAGCGCCATCGAGCTTTTCATCGGATGTTCTTTCGCCGTTATCGACGCAACGGAGCGACGCACCAGCAGCGCGTTGAGCAAACCCAGGAGCAGTCCGACGCCGAAGAACACGCCGACCATCAGATGACCGGAGAAAGCGGCGCCAGCTACCGCAACAGCGGTGATCGCTGCGCAAACCACCAGGAGCCGAGACGGATTGAATGCAACGGACGGAAACACCAACGGCGCGTCCTGCGCTGGTGTCGTCACTGCAGCACCTCAATCCGGCTTGGTGAAGCGGAAAACTTCCGACCGACTGATCGGTAGCCCGCCGAGCGTATCGCACGTCACAGAGGATTCACTCAAGGGGTATCTCCCTTAGTCGGTCGTCGATCGGCGCGGCCGGAAAACGGTCCGGCGGCCCGATTGGCCGGCAACCCTCACGATTCTTTTTGGGGTTCTACCAGCACCGTACCACAAGGTCAGCGGTACTACTACTGCCCGTCGTAGTCCTCGTCTGCGTAGTCGTCGCGGCGACGCAAGAGCGGGATCACCGTCGCGACGCCGGCAACCACGATGGCGCCCAGCATCACCGCGCCGGTATCGCGTGGGTTGAAAAAGATCGTGCTGGCGGCGCCGAACGCGACGATGCCGACCCACAAATAGATGAGCAGTACCACCCGACGATGCGAATGGCCGATCTGCAACAACCGATGGTGTAGATGCATCTTGTCCGGGCTGAATGCGCTGCGGCCCGCGCGGGTGCGCCGCACGATGGCCAGCAACAGGTCGAGCATCGGCACGAACATCACCGCGACCACCAGCAGGAACGGTGACAGCAGAGCAAAGACGTCACGGGCGCCGTAGGCATTTTGCGAGATCGGTCCGGCCGCGGTGGTGGACGCGGCAGCAAGCATCAAGCCGATCAGCATCGAGCCGGAGTCGCCCATGAAGATCTTGGCTTTGTGGAAGTTGTGTGGCAGAAAGCCCAGACAGGCCCCCGCCAGCACGACCGAGATGACGGCGGGCGGATAGAACAGTACGTCGCCGCCATGGTCGCGCAGCAGACCGACCGAGAATATGCAGATCGCCAGCGCGGTGATCAGCCCGAGCCCGGCCGCCAGCCCGTCGAGCCCGTCGACGAAGTTCATCGCGTTGACAATCGACACCGTCAGCGCCAGCGTCAGCAGGATCGACGACGCCTGGTCCAGCACGATGGTGCCGACGCCCCCGAACGGGATGTACAGCACGCTCCATGCGACACCCATCGTGACCAGCACGCTGGCGGCGGTGATCTGGCCGGCGAATTTCGTCAGGGCGTCCAGACCCCAGCGGTCGTCGATGAGTCCGATGCCCATGATCACCGCGCCGGCCACCAACACCGCCGGCATACCGGTGGAATAGACGAAACCGCGGGTGAGCGCCGGGAGCTCGGATGCCAAGAACACCGCGCAGAGAACACCGACGAACATCGCCAGCCCGCCCATGCGGGGGGTCGGCGTGACGTGCACATCGCGTTCGCGCGGATAGGCGACCGCTCCCAAACGAGTGGCCAGCACCCGCACCGGTCCGGTCACGAAGTAGGTGATGATCGCGGCCGTCAGTCCGACCAACGCCAACTCGCGCAGCGGGACCCCGGCGCCGCGGTCGGACAGGGCGTGCAGACCAGCGGCAATGCTGACGAGATTGCTGGCCGGGTCGCTAGACACCACGAGACCGTACGCCACCTTCCTGAGACCTGAGGTCTCGCTCCATCACCGTTGCGCCGCTAGGCGATTAGCCGTCCCGGGTCCATTCCAAGCACTTCCGCGATGCGCTCGACGCTGACCGGTCCGGCGCGCAACAGGCGCGGAGTCTCGCCGGTGAGGTCGACGATCGTCGAGGCGGCCTGCTGCTGCGAGGGTCCCGCGTCGAGATAGACATCGACGGAATCGCCGAGTTGGTCCCGCGCCTCGGCGGCGTTTACCGCAGGCGGGCGACCGGAGACATTGGCGCTGGATACCGCCATCGGCCCGACCTCGCGCAACAGCTCGATCGCCACCGGGTGCAAGGGCATCCGCAGCATGACCGTGCCACGCGCGTCTCCGAGATCCCACTGCAGCGACGGCGCTTGCGCCACAACCAGACTCAGCGCACCGGGCCAGAACGCGCGGATAAGTTCGCGAGCGCCGTCCGGCATGGTGTAGACCAGGCCCTCGATGGTGTGCCAGGAGCCCACCAGCACGCCGACCGGCATGTCGCGCCCGCGGCCCTTTGCTGCCAACAGCGCGGCCACAGCGCGGTTGTCGAAGGCGTCGGCGCCGATGCCGTACACGGTGTCCGTCGGCATCACGACCAGCCGGCCACCCTTGAGCGCCCCGACCGCCGATTCGATTCCAGCCGAACGCTGTTCGGGCTCAGCACAATTGAACAACTCAGCCACGAGCGCTCCTACAGGCAGTCACGAATCTTGGCCGGCCGGTGAGATCTTTCCGCGCCCGGATGTCTTCGAAAATCCCTGTGCACTGGATCAATTCGACAGTCCGCGACGAGGTGGTGTCATCGTGCTCGACGGCGAAAAGGCCACCGGGGCGCAGCCAGCGTCCGGCGAGGTCCACCACCGCGCCGATCACCGTCATGCCGTCCGGGCCGCCGAACACCGCGTGCGCCGGATCATGCTGGGCGACTTCGAGATCCAGCTCGACACCATCGGGCACGTAGGGCGGGTTAGCCACCACCAGGTCGACTCGTCCGTCCAGCTCGGGCAGCAGGCCTTGCGTGGTGACGTCGGCGCGAACCAGCTCCACCGCGGTGCCCTCCACATTGCGGCGCGCGTAGTCCAGCGCCGCCTCGGAGTCATCGACGGCGATCACCCGCGCCGCCGGCCAATGCCCGGACAGTGTCAGGGCCAACGCACCGGATCCCGTACACAAATCGACGATCACCGGCGCCGCGGCGAGGCACTGTGCGGTGGCCCACTCCAAGATGGCCTCGGTCTCCGGGCGCGGGATGAAGACACCGGGGCCGACGTGCAGCACAACCGGCCCGAATGCCGCGGTCCCGGTGAGATGCTGCAACGGCACTCGCCGCGAGCGGGCGGCGACGACGTCGTGGTATCGCACCAGGAACTCGTCGTCGATGGATTCGATCAAGGTCAGCCGACCGCGCTCGGCACCCGCCACATGAGCGGCCAACTCCTCGGCATCCCAACGCGCAGAATCGATTCCGGCCTCGGCGAGCACCGCCGCAGCAGAGTCGATTGCGCGCCGCAGGACGGTCATGCCTGTTGCAACCGGGCCTGTTTGTCGGCGGCACTCAATGCGTCGAACAGCGCATCCAGGTCACCGTCGAGAACCTGGTCCAGATTGTGTGACTTGAAACCGATTCGGTGATCGGTGATCCGGTTCTCCGGGAAGTTGTAGGTGCGAATCCGTTCGCTGCGATCCACGGTGCGGATTTGGCTGGCCCGGTCCGCCGACGCGTCGGCCTGCGCCTGCTCCTCGGCAAGTGCCTGCAAGCGGGCGGCGAGCACCTGCATCGCCCGGATCTTGTTCTGCAGCTGCGATCGTTCGTTTTGGCAAGTGACGACGATTCCGGTGGGCAGGTGGGTGATTCGCACCGCCGAGTCGGTGGTGTTGACGCCCTGCCCACCCTTGCCCGACGAGCGGTAGACGTCGATGCGCAGATCCGACTCATCGATCTGCACCTCGCCGACTTCCTCGGGTTCGGGGTAGACCAGCACGCCGGCCGCCGAAGTGTGCACGCGGCCTTGGGATTCCGTCACGGGCACGCGTTGTACGCGGTGCACTCCACCCTCGAACTTCAGGCGCGACCACACCCCGTCGACCGAGTCGCCCTTGCTGGCGATCGTCAGCGTCGCGTCCTTGTAGCCACCCAGATCGGAGGTGGTTTCGCCCAGCATCGTCACCGTCCAGCCATGCCGCTCGGCGTAGCGGATGTACATCCTGGCCAAGTCGGCGGCGAACAACGCCGATTCCTCGCCGCCTTCACCGGATTTGACCTCGAGCACGACGTCGTCGGCGTCATGGGGATCGCGCGGCGCCAGCATGTCGGTCAGTTGAGTGTCCAGCTCGGCCACCCGCGCTTGGAGCTCGACGACCTCGTCGGCGAACGAGTCGTCGTCGGCGGCCAGTTCGCGGGCGGTCTCCAGGTCGTCGCGCGCCGACTCCAGCTTGCGATGCGTGGCGACGATCGGGGCCAGCCGGGCGAACCGACGGCCGGCCTTGCGCGCCTCGTCGGGATTGCTGTGCAGTTCGGGGTCTGCCAGCCGCCGCTCGAGTTCGGCGTGCTCGGCAAGCAGCACGTCAATCGTCTGTACCGGCTGCGCCATCACACACCTCCTCCCCCGCCGTTTACCGCGAACGCAAACCGACGCCCGGCCTGCGCAAGTTGGTGCGCAGTTCGGGCGTCGGTAAGGCAGCTATTTGTCGGCCGATTCCTTGTCAGCTCCGGCCTTGCGCTTTCCGTAGCGCTTTTCGAAGCGCGCCACGCGGCCACCGCTGTCCAGGATCTTCTGCTTGCCGGTGTAGAACGGGTGGCACTGCGAGCAAACCTCGACAGTGATGTGACCGCCGTCCTTGGTGCTACGCGTCTGGAACGTGTTACCGCAACCGCAGAGCACGGTGGTCTCCCCGTAGGCGGGATGAATGTCAGCTTTCATGATGTCCTCTTCGATCGTTGTCGCCCTGGTCCCCGCAGGGATCCGGCCGTCGGGCGTAACCTCGGAACCGCAAGGCGGCCCCGGGCAGTCGACGCTCGATTATGCCAGGTCAACTACCTTCTCCCCAAACACCGAGATCCACCCGCACATTCCCGGCCGGATTAGTCGCGGCTCTTGCACCGAGACCGTAACCACCCGGACACCCGGGTGTCGGCTGCGTGGTTACCGGGAGCGCCTCGCGCGTGCAGCGTTGGGACGCTAGTCGTTGTCCATGTTCCCCGGTGTCGTCTTGGACACCTGGACCAGGAATTCGTAGTTGGTCTTCGTCTTGCGCAGCTGGCTCATCAGCAGGTCGATAGCCTGGTGCGAGTCCAGACCCGACAGCACGCGGCGCAGCTTGTGCACAATGCCGAACTCGTCGGGCGACAGCAACAGCTCGTCCTTACGAGTACCGGACGGGTTGACGTCGACCGCCGGGAACACCCGGCGCTCGGAGATCTTGCGGTCCAGCTTGAGCTCGGCGTTACCGGTGCCCTTGAACTCCTCGAAGATGACCGTGTCACCGGTGGAGCCGGTCTCGACCATCGCCGTGGCGATGATGGTCAGCGATCCGCCTTCTTCGATGTTGCGCGCCGCACCGAGGAAACGTTTCGGCGGGTACAGCGCGGTGGAGTCGACACCACCGGACAGGATCCGGCCCGATGCGGGCGACGCGTTGTTGTACGCGCGGCCCAGGCGGGTGATCGAGTCGAGCAGCACCACGACGTCCTTGCCCTGCTCGACCAGCCGCTTGGCGCGTTCGATGGCCAGCTCGGCGACGGACGTGTGGTCCGACGGCGGCCGGTCGAAGGTGGAGGCGATGACCTCGCCCTTCACCGAACGCGTCATGTCGGTGACCTCTTCAGGACGCTCGTCGACGAGGACGACCATCAGGTGGCATTCCGGGTTGTTCTTGGTGATCGCGTTGGCGATGTCCTGCAGGATCGTGGTCTTACCGGCCTTGGGGGGCGACACGATCAGGGCCCGCTGGCCCTTACCGATCGGCATGATCAGATCGATGACCCGCGTGGTCAGCCGGTCGGGAGTCGTTTCCAGGCGAAGGCGCTGGTTGGGGTAGAGCGGCGTCAACTTCTGGAAATCGGGACGCTTCTTGACGTCTTCGACCGGTCCACCGTTGACGCTGTCCAGGCGAACCAGCGGATTGAACTTCTGCCGCTGGTTGGGCTGCTCGCCCTCTTTGGGCACCCGCACCGCGCCGGTCACGGCGTCGCCGCGGCGCAGGCCATTCTTGCGCACCATATTCATGGACACGTAGACGTCGTGCGGGCCGGCCAGATACCCGGAAGTACGCACGAACGCGTAATTGTCGAGGACGTCAAGAATGCCGGCTACCGGTTGGACGACGTCGTCCTCGCGCAGTTCGGCCTCGCCGCCGCCCTCGCCCGAGCGCTCACCGCGACGCCGGCGGTCACGGAACCGGCGGCCGCGACGGCCCCCACGGCCGTCGCCGTCGTCGTCCTGTTGGTTCGAGCCGCCGCGGTTTTGCTGGCCGCCGGAGCCTTGCTGATCGCCGGAATCGGATCCGCGGTCGTCGTTCTTGGATTCCTTTTGGCCTTGGCCCTGGCCGCCGTCGCGCCGGTCGGCTTGGCCGCCGTCGCGCTTGTCGGCCTCGCGAGTGGCCGTGCCGTTGCGGCTCTGCGAGCCCTCGCCGTCGGCCTCATCGGCGGGGGTGGCCGATCCCGCGTCGCGGGAGGCGCCGCGCCGTTCCCGGCGTTGGCTGCCCTCGTTCGCCGAATCCTTCTGTTCCCCTTGGGCAGTCGGTTCTTCGGCGGCAGTTTTCTCTTGGTTCTTGTCCTGTTCGGACTTGCCGGTGTTCTCGGCCGGGGCGGCGGCGGATGTACCGTTGGCCTGTCCCCTGATTTCCTTGATCGCGGCGATGAGTTCGTTCTTACGCATCCCCGACGTCCCCTTGACGCCGGCCTGATTAGCCAGCGCACGCAACTCGGGCAGCACCATGGTGGACAGGGAGCCGGCCGAGACATTGGGTTTCACGTCCGGAGTGTCGGTGGTCACGGCGTTCGGCAGCTGATTGCTGTCGGTACTTTCCCCAGCCGTGAACAGGTCCGTATCAGTCACGGATTTCCTTTCTTCCCTCGATGATC from the Mycobacterium lentiflavum genome contains:
- a CDS encoding F0F1 ATP synthase subunit B, which encodes MGDASRSVLASSQLVAEGGNNFLVPNGTFFFVLAIFLIVLAVIGTFVVPPVMKVLRERDAMVAKTATDNKKANEQFEAAQADYEKAMKEARVQASSFRDKARADGRKVVDEARANAEQQVLTTLQQAGEQLKRERDAVELDLRANVATMSATLASRILGVDVTTSAATR
- the rho gene encoding transcription termination factor Rho, which translates into the protein MTDTDLFTAGESTDSNQLPNAVTTDTPDVKPNVSAGSLSTMVLPELRALANQAGVKGTSGMRKNELIAAIKEIRGQANGTSAAAPAENTGKSEQDKNQEKTAAEEPTAQGEQKDSANEGSQRRERRGASRDAGSATPADEADGEGSQSRNGTATREADKRDGGQADRRDGGQGQGQKESKNDDRGSDSGDQQGSGGQQNRGGSNQQDDDGDGRGGRRGRRFRDRRRRGERSGEGGGEAELREDDVVQPVAGILDVLDNYAFVRTSGYLAGPHDVYVSMNMVRKNGLRRGDAVTGAVRVPKEGEQPNQRQKFNPLVRLDSVNGGPVEDVKKRPDFQKLTPLYPNQRLRLETTPDRLTTRVIDLIMPIGKGQRALIVSPPKAGKTTILQDIANAITKNNPECHLMVVLVDERPEEVTDMTRSVKGEVIASTFDRPPSDHTSVAELAIERAKRLVEQGKDVVVLLDSITRLGRAYNNASPASGRILSGGVDSTALYPPKRFLGAARNIEEGGSLTIIATAMVETGSTGDTVIFEEFKGTGNAELKLDRKISERRVFPAVDVNPSGTRKDELLLSPDEFGIVHKLRRVLSGLDSHQAIDLLMSQLRKTKTNYEFLVQVSKTTPGNMDND
- a CDS encoding glycosyltransferase family 4 protein, with the translated sequence MAYGLVVSSDPASNLVSIAAGLHALSDRGAGVPLRELALVGLTAAIITYFVTGPVRVLATRLGAVAYPRERDVHVTPTPRMGGLAMFVGVLCAVFLASELPALTRGFVYSTGMPAVLVAGAVIMGIGLIDDRWGLDALTKFAGQITAASVLVTMGVAWSVLYIPFGGVGTIVLDQASSILLTLALTVSIVNAMNFVDGLDGLAAGLGLITALAICIFSVGLLRDHGGDVLFYPPAVISVVLAGACLGFLPHNFHKAKIFMGDSGSMLIGLMLAAASTTAAGPISQNAYGARDVFALLSPFLLVVAVMFVPMLDLLLAIVRRTRAGRSAFSPDKMHLHHRLLQIGHSHRRVVLLIYLWVGIVAFGAASTIFFNPRDTGAVMLGAIVVAGVATVIPLLRRRDDYADEDYDGQ
- a CDS encoding ATP synthase subunit I translates to MTTPAQDAPLVFPSVAFNPSRLLVVCAAITAVAVAGAAFSGHLMVGVFFGVGLLLGLLNALLVRRSVASITAKEHPMKSSMALNSATRLAIITVIGLIIAYIFRPAGLGVVFGLALFQVVLVLSTALPVWKKLRAGDWAEPASEGTERGNTSDE
- the atpA gene encoding F0F1 ATP synthase subunit alpha; its protein translation is MAELTISAADIQSAIEEYVDSFTSDTSREEVGTVIDAGDGIAHVEGLPSVMTQELLEFPGGVLGVALNLDEHSVGAVILGDFEKVEEGQQVKRTNEVLSVPVGDAFLGRVVNPLGQPIDGGGDIEAETRRALELQAPSVVQRQSVSEPLQTGIKAIDAMTPIGRGQRQLIIGDRKTGKTTVCVDTILNQRQNWETGDEKMQVRCVYVAIGQKGTTIASVRRTLEEGGAMDYTTIVAAPASDAAGFKWLAPYAGSAIAQHWMYQGKHVLIVFDDLTKQAEAYRAISLLLRRPPGREAYPGDVFYLHSRLLERCGKLSDELGAGSLTGLPIIETKANDISAYIPTNVISITDGQCFLETDLFNQGVRPAINVGVSVSRVGGAAQIKAMKEVAGSLRLDLSQYRELESFAAFASDLDATSKAQLERGARLVELLKQPQNQPLPVEEQVVSMFLGTSGHVDSVPVEDVRRFEAELLDHIRGSEDKILEEIRTSKKLTEENEKTLTDAINHFKKGFAATGGGSVVPDEHAEAKEDDDKESVKVKKAEPKEKDAKKEPKKDKK
- a CDS encoding L-threonylcarbamoyladenylate synthase, with translation MAELFNCAEPEQRSAGIESAVGALKGGRLVVMPTDTVYGIGADAFDNRAVAALLAAKGRGRDMPVGVLVGSWHTIEGLVYTMPDGARELIRAFWPGALSLVVAQAPSLQWDLGDARGTVMLRMPLHPVAIELLREVGPMAVSSANVSGRPPAVNAAEARDQLGDSVDVYLDAGPSQQQAASTIVDLTGETPRLLRAGPVSVERIAEVLGMDPGRLIA
- the prfA gene encoding peptide chain release factor 1, which produces MAQPVQTIDVLLAEHAELERRLADPELHSNPDEARKAGRRFARLAPIVATHRKLESARDDLETARELAADDDSFADEVVELQARVAELDTQLTDMLAPRDPHDADDVVLEVKSGEGGEESALFAADLARMYIRYAERHGWTVTMLGETTSDLGGYKDATLTIASKGDSVDGVWSRLKFEGGVHRVQRVPVTESQGRVHTSAAGVLVYPEPEEVGEVQIDESDLRIDVYRSSGKGGQGVNTTDSAVRITHLPTGIVVTCQNERSQLQNKIRAMQVLAARLQALAEEQAQADASADRASQIRTVDRSERIRTYNFPENRITDHRIGFKSHNLDQVLDGDLDALFDALSAADKQARLQQA
- the atpB gene encoding F0F1 ATP synthase subunit A produces the protein MSESRFLAEGAIEVGEHTHATWLGLTVNTDTILSTGIAALIVLALAFYLRAKITSTGVPSGVQLFWEAITVQMRDQIEAAVGMRIAPFVLPLAVTIFVFILISNWLSVLPLQYTDKSGRTTELLSSAAADINYVLALALFVFVCYHVAGIWRRGIVGHPLAVLKGHVAFLAPINLVEELAKPISLSLRLFGNIFAGGILVALIALFPPYIMWAPNAIWKAFDLFVGAIQAFIFSILTILYFSQAMEIEDHHD
- a CDS encoding F0F1 ATP synthase subunit C, with protein sequence MDPQVAAAALIGGGIIMGGGAIGAGIGDGIAGNALVAGIARQPEAQGRLFTPFFITVGLVEAAYFINLAFMALFVFATPVG
- the prmC gene encoding peptide chain release factor N(5)-glutamine methyltransferase — translated: MTVLRRAIDSAAAVLAEAGIDSARWDAEELAAHVAGAERGRLTLIESIDDEFLVRYHDVVAARSRRVPLQHLTGTAAFGPVVLHVGPGVFIPRPETEAILEWATAQCLAAAPVIVDLCTGSGALALTLSGHWPAARVIAVDDSEAALDYARRNVEGTAVELVRADVTTQGLLPELDGRVDLVVANPPYVPDGVELDLEVAQHDPAHAVFGGPDGMTVIGAVVDLAGRWLRPGGLFAVEHDDTTSSRTVELIQCTGIFEDIRARKDLTGRPRFVTACRSARG
- the rpmE gene encoding 50S ribosomal protein L31; this encodes MKADIHPAYGETTVLCGCGNTFQTRSTKDGGHITVEVCSQCHPFYTGKQKILDSGGRVARFEKRYGKRKAGADKESADK
- a CDS encoding F0F1 ATP synthase subunit B/delta, which gives rise to MSTFIGQLIGFAAIVFLVVRYVVPPVRNLMAARQNTVRQQLEDSAAAAERLTESTTAHSKAVEEAKSDAERVVEEAKVDAERITEQLQAQAEIDAERIKAQGARQAELLRAQVSRQLRLELGHESVRQAEELVRSYVADAQQQSSTVDRFLDELDAMAPAATDVKYPLMAKMRSASRRALKSVTDRFDAIAKDLDTRGLEKLAAELVSVAKMLNGEIVVTRYLTLPSEDAAPRVRLLERLLSGKVGDPTLELLRTAVSERWSANADLIDAVEHVARQALLEVAAREDRVDEVEDQLFRFARILEAQPRLAVLLGEYGAPAEGRVRLLRSVLQSATGQSNRITNALLSQTIELLRGQSADDAVMFLAEAAVARRNEVVAQVTAAAEPSAAQRTRLTEVLSRIYGHPVAVQLQTDAALLGGLLISVGDEVIDGTLSSRLTAAEAQLPE